In one window of Gemmatimonadota bacterium DNA:
- a CDS encoding phosphotransferase: MASSKKPYRGTFHAVERIGDTLRRPVNRWTPAVHGLLRYLEDTGFQGVPRLIGVDDEYETLSWIEGESGTRPWPEVLRTDSGLEQISGFLQSYHLAIKDYIPTDETGWCVPDLRWQPGLIVRHGDLGPWNTIWLDDVLQGVIDWDFAEPGETITDIAQLAWHAVPLRGDDFWPKAGFEEPPELRKRLHVLCEAYGEFSPDGVIHALHDLQETEISRISTLGRSGVEPWSTCFRRGDLEVMSREIDWLRAENRNLV, encoded by the coding sequence ATGGCTTCATCCAAAAAACCATATCGCGGGACCTTTCACGCCGTCGAACGCATCGGTGATACGCTACGCCGTCCCGTCAATCGATGGACACCCGCAGTACACGGCCTGCTGAGGTATCTTGAAGATACAGGTTTTCAGGGCGTTCCCCGGTTGATCGGGGTAGACGACGAATATGAAACTCTTTCCTGGATTGAAGGGGAATCCGGAACCAGGCCGTGGCCAGAAGTACTGCGGACGGACAGCGGTCTTGAACAGATATCAGGATTTTTGCAATCCTACCATCTTGCAATAAAGGATTACATCCCTACAGACGAAACGGGATGGTGTGTTCCGGATCTGCGATGGCAACCCGGGTTGATCGTACGACACGGTGATCTTGGGCCCTGGAATACCATCTGGTTGGATGACGTACTGCAGGGCGTCATAGACTGGGATTTTGCTGAACCTGGCGAGACGATTACGGATATCGCACAGCTCGCCTGGCATGCTGTACCGCTGCGTGGCGACGATTTCTGGCCGAAAGCCGGTTTCGAGGAACCGCCTGAATTACGGAAACGACTGCATGTGTTGTGCGAGGCTTACGGTGAGTTCAGCCCGGATGGCGTGATTCATGCCCTCCACGACCTCCAGGAAACGGAGATTTCAAGGATATCGACGTTGGGGAGATCAGGCGTCGAACCCTGGAGTACCTGTTTTCGTCGGGGGGACCTGGAAGTTATGTCGCGAGAAATAGACTGGTTGAGGGCGGAGAACCGAAACCTGGTATAG
- a CDS encoding aminotransferase class I/II-fold pyridoxal phosphate-dependent enzyme: protein MHASETAMKAWSRRGFMKGALAAGTAGIALSMSDRMAMATQLITGGKPSIEAIRGVGVQPGLVRMSLNENPLGPSPRAIEAMANRMFGVNRYGTDLSDLMQALSTFDGVELPEPDNSMRRSFFRPPPGPFMLTPGSSLILDLLCLAYLSRNGGEVIEAEYGYGSISRSASDYNDMFGVDVNIIRAPMTPEYKHDLDGMAALASDRTSLVVITNPNNPTGTLLQPDEIEAFINKLPATAIVVIDEAYLHFVEQDPIPSAVPLAVKYDNVAVVRTFSKAYALAAVRLGYCVASQKIQDEMRKYYQESPNALATVAGAAAVRDLEHLQKSREAVWDFKKRCYATFDEMGIEYLPSQGTFVMADLKRPAMQVVREMRARNVWISSRRQREFRTWIRVSAGTEAETEVFLQTLKDVLAKSS, encoded by the coding sequence ATGCACGCGTCAGAGACGGCCATGAAAGCCTGGTCTCGCCGGGGCTTCATGAAAGGCGCTTTGGCGGCCGGAACGGCCGGCATCGCCCTGTCCATGTCGGACCGAATGGCCATGGCCACGCAGTTGATCACGGGCGGAAAGCCCAGCATCGAAGCCATCAGGGGTGTGGGTGTGCAGCCGGGTCTCGTACGCATGAGCCTGAATGAGAACCCGTTGGGACCGTCGCCCCGGGCCATCGAGGCCATGGCGAACCGGATGTTCGGCGTCAACCGCTACGGTACGGACCTGAGCGATCTGATGCAGGCCCTGTCGACCTTCGACGGAGTGGAACTGCCCGAGCCGGACAATTCCATGCGGCGCTCGTTTTTCAGGCCGCCTCCCGGTCCCTTCATGTTGACTCCGGGATCCAGTCTCATCCTGGACCTGCTCTGCCTGGCCTATCTCAGTCGCAACGGCGGCGAAGTCATCGAAGCGGAATATGGATACGGGTCCATTTCCCGTTCCGCCAGTGATTACAACGACATGTTCGGCGTCGACGTCAACATCATCCGGGCGCCGATGACGCCGGAATACAAGCACGACCTCGATGGAATGGCCGCCCTGGCGTCCGACAGGACGTCGCTGGTCGTCATAACCAATCCGAACAACCCCACGGGAACGCTGCTGCAACCCGACGAAATCGAAGCCTTCATCAACAAACTCCCGGCTACCGCCATCGTGGTCATCGACGAGGCTTACCTGCACTTCGTGGAGCAGGATCCGATTCCCTCGGCGGTTCCGCTGGCGGTCAAATACGACAACGTGGCCGTGGTCAGGACCTTCTCGAAGGCATATGCGCTGGCGGCCGTGAGGCTGGGGTACTGCGTCGCCTCGCAGAAGATTCAGGACGAAATGCGGAAATACTACCAGGAGTCGCCGAACGCCCTGGCCACCGTGGCCGGCGCCGCCGCGGTACGCGACCTGGAGCACCTGCAGAAGTCCCGTGAGGCGGTCTGGGATTTCAAGAAGCGGTGTTACGCCACTTTCGACGAGATGGGGATCGAATACCTGCCGTCCCAGGGCACCTTCGTGATGGCCGATTTGAAACGCCCGGCCATGCAGGTGGTCCGGGAAATGCGCGCGAGAAACGTCTGGATCAGTTCCCGGCGGCAGCGGGAGTTCCGTACCTGGATCAGAGTCTCCGCGGGTACGGAAGCGGAAACCGAAGTCTTCCTCCAGACCCTCAAAGACGTGCTGGCCAAGTCCAGCTAA